The Fimbriimonadaceae bacterium nucleotide sequence ACCTTCTGGTCGCGAGCGTGGGCGAGCGCGGCATTACGCGCCTCGACAACCTGAGCGAATGGATGAGCCTGGGGCAGGTCGTGAGCCGCGAGGGCCGCTTGCCCGACCCCCTGGTCGAAGCCCTAATTTCGACGATTATCGACTTCCGTCGCCGCGCAAGCGCAAGCGGAGCGCAGGGTCTCTACGTCTTTGCCACTGAGGCCATGCGTCGAGCGCAAAACCATGACGAGGCGATGCAAAGGATCCAGGAGCGGACCGGCGTCGAGATCCAGATTGTCCCTCCTTTGCGCGAGGCCGAGCTCGGGCTGCGCGGGGCGATGACGGATTGCGAGGTGGCCACTCCCTTCTACCTCGTGGAAGCGGGCGGGGGCAGCGTCCAGGTCTCGCTCTGCCACCGGGTCGAGGAGATCGGTTGCTCCGAGTCCCTCCCGCTCGGAACGGGAGTCCTTACCCAGAAGTGCGAGATCGAGCACCCCGTCGACAGTAAGACCTTGGAACGGGCGAGGAAGAAGATCGACAAGGAGCTGCGGCGGCTGGAACCAAAGAAGTCCGAGCGCATGGTCGCTTGCGGCGGCGTGGCGCGCGGCTTCCTCCGGGCGCTGCACCGCGACAGCGACCGGCTGGTCCACCGCCGGGAGTTGGAGTACCTGGTGTGGGCGACCGCCCGCCTCCCCGTGACGCTGGTCGAGTCGCGCTTCGGTGTCAGAATGAAGCGGGCAGTGACGCTTCTGCCCGGTGCACTGGTCTACCTTGCCATCATGGACAGACTTGGCCACGAAGAGATGCTCGTGAGCGAACACGGCGTCCGGGAAGGCGCGATCCTGGAAATGGCGGACGGAAGGATCCAACCGTGTCCGCTCTAAAGCCGCTCGCACCGGGCCTGACCTGGGTCCAGCACAGCCGCTACGTGAACCGGGAGTTCAGCTGGCTGCAGTTCAACGCCCGGGTCTTGGGCGAGGCGGAGAACAAGGCGAACCCGCTGCTGGACCGCGTCAAGTTCCTGGCGATCTTCGAGAGCAACCTCGACGAGTTCTACATGGTTCGGGTCTCGGGCCTGCACGAGCAGGAGGAGTCGAGCATCCAAGAGCCGACCCCGGACGGCCTCACGCCGAGCCAGCAGCTCGCCATGATCAGTGAGGTCGCCCGGCCCCTGCGTCAGAAGGCGAGCGACATCTGGCAGAACGACCTCGGCCCCGCCCTCGCGCGCCACGGCGTGCACGTCACGACGTTCAAGGAGCTCAGCCCCCGCGACCAGGCCGACCTCAGCGGCTATTTCGAGCGGTCGGTCTTCCCGCTTTGCACGCCGCTGATGATGTACCCCACCACCACCTTCCCGTTCATCTCGAACCGGTCGTTGAACCTGGCGGTCGAGCTTCGAGACGCGGGTGAGACGAGGTTCGCGCGGGTCAAGGTGCCGCCCAACCTCAACCGCGCCGTGCGGGTGCCGGGTTCGCGCGAGACCTTCATCCTTCTGGAAGACCTCATCGCCTCGCACCTGGACAAGCTGTTCCCAGGGGTGACCATCATCGGGGCGCACACTTTCCGCGTGATCCGCGACGCGGACATCGAGATCCTGGAGCTCGAGGCCGCCGACTTGATCCAAGCCGTGGAGCAATCGTTGCGCCTGCGCCGCATGGGCGACCCCGTGTTGCTCGAGGTGTCCTCGGGCTTGGGGGCGGGGCCGACGAGGATCATCCGCCGCGGCCTAAACCTGGACGAGCAGGACGTCATCAGCATCTCCGGCCTGCTCGGCATGGACGTCATGTGGGAGCTCGCGCGTCTGGAGAGGCCCGCCCTCAAGCACGTCCCATTCGTTCCCTTCAGCAACGAGAAGCTGGCCCACCACGGCACCCTCTTTCCCGAGATCGCCAGCCGCGACGTCTTGGTCCATCATCCCTACGACAGCTTCCGCTCCGTCGAAGAGTTTGTGGCCTCGGCCGCGGAAGACCCCCGCGTCATCGGGATCAAGCAGACGCTCTACCGCGTCGGGACGGAGTCACCGATCGTCCAGAGCCTGCTGCGCGCCGCCGAAGCGGGGAAGCAGGTCGCCGTCATGGTCGAGCTGAAGGCGCGGTTCGACGAGAGCAACAACCTCCTTTGGGCGCGGGAGTTGGAGCGCGCGGGCGTCCACGTCACGTACGGCTTCTCGGACATGAAGGTGCACTGCAAGCTGTGCCTGCTCGTCCGCGACGAGCCCACCGGCATCCGCACCTACGCCCACATCGGCACGGGGAACTACAACCCGGACACGGCCCGCCTCTATACCGACCTTGGCCTCTTCACCTGCGACCCCGAGGTGTGCCAGGACATCACCGAGCTTTTCAACTACCTCACCGGATATAGCCGCCAGACCAGCTACCGCAAGCTCCTCGTCGCGCCGCTGAACCTGCGGGAGGCGATCCTGGAACGCATCCGGCGAGAGACCGCCGCCCACCAGGTGCACGGCAACGGCCGCATCCTCTTCAAGCTGAACTCACTGGTCGACCCCGAGGTGATCGACGCGCTCTACGAGGCGAACCAAGCCGGGGTGGAGATCGGGCTCGGCGTGCGGGGCATCTGCTGCCTGCGGCCGGGGGTGCGCCGGGTCAGCCAGAACATCCGCGTCGTCAGCATCGTCGGACGCTTTCTGGAGCACAGCCGCGCTTACTATTTCGAGAACGGGGGAGAGCCGGAATGCCTCATCGGCAGCGCGGACATGATGCGCCGCAACCTCGACCGCCGCATCGAGGTGCTCACCCCGCTCCGCGACCCTGCGCATATCGAGTACGTCCGGGAGAAGGTGTTGCTGGCGAGCTTCCGCGACAACCAGAAGGCGTGGAGCCTGCAACCAAACGGCACCTACAGGCGCGTTCGCCCCAAACCGGGCGAAGAGCCCATGGAGCTGCAAGCCTGGCTCATGCGCCACCCCGCTTCGTTCGATTGAGCCGGAGTTCGTCTAACTCCTGGCATCCCCCCTCCCCAGGCTTGGGGAGGGGGCTAGGGGGAGGGGTTTGCGCCCGCCCGCCAGGCCCGGGAACGTTTGTGGCTCCTGGCCCTTCTCCCCCCTCCCCAGGCTTGGGGAGGGGGCCAGGGGGAGGGTCGGCGCAGGCTCCCTCTCAGCACGGGGAACGATCCCCCTCCGCCCCTGCGGGGCACCTCCCCCGAAGCAGCGGGGGAGGGGGTTAGGGGGAGGGTCGGCGCAGGCTCCCTCTCAGCACGGGGACCGATCCCCCTCCGCCCCTGCGGGGCACCTCCCCCGAAGCAGCGGGGGAGGGGGCTAGGGGGAGGGTCGGCGCAGGCTCCCTCTCAGCACGGGGAACGATCCCCCT carries:
- the ppk1 gene encoding polyphosphate kinase 1, coding for MSALKPLAPGLTWVQHSRYVNREFSWLQFNARVLGEAENKANPLLDRVKFLAIFESNLDEFYMVRVSGLHEQEESSIQEPTPDGLTPSQQLAMISEVARPLRQKASDIWQNDLGPALARHGVHVTTFKELSPRDQADLSGYFERSVFPLCTPLMMYPTTTFPFISNRSLNLAVELRDAGETRFARVKVPPNLNRAVRVPGSRETFILLEDLIASHLDKLFPGVTIIGAHTFRVIRDADIEILELEAADLIQAVEQSLRLRRMGDPVLLEVSSGLGAGPTRIIRRGLNLDEQDVISISGLLGMDVMWELARLERPALKHVPFVPFSNEKLAHHGTLFPEIASRDVLVHHPYDSFRSVEEFVASAAEDPRVIGIKQTLYRVGTESPIVQSLLRAAEAGKQVAVMVELKARFDESNNLLWARELERAGVHVTYGFSDMKVHCKLCLLVRDEPTGIRTYAHIGTGNYNPDTARLYTDLGLFTCDPEVCQDITELFNYLTGYSRQTSYRKLLVAPLNLREAILERIRRETAAHQVHGNGRILFKLNSLVDPEVIDALYEANQAGVEIGLGVRGICCLRPGVRRVSQNIRVVSIVGRFLEHSRAYYFENGGEPECLIGSADMMRRNLDRRIEVLTPLRDPAHIEYVREKVLLASFRDNQKAWSLQPNGTYRRVRPKPGEEPMELQAWLMRHPASFD